Proteins from one Mus pahari chromosome 18, PAHARI_EIJ_v1.1, whole genome shotgun sequence genomic window:
- the LOC110335686 gene encoding HLA class II histocompatibility antigen, DO beta chain isoform X1 yields the protein MGAGRAPWVVALLVNLMRLDSFMTEGRDSPENFVIQAKADCYFTNGTEKVHFLVRFIFNLEEYLHFDSDLGMFVALTELGEPDADQWNKRLDLLETSRAAVNMVCRQKYKLGAPFTVERNVPPEVTVYPERTPLLQQHNLLLCSVTGFYPGDISVRWFRNGQEERSGVVSTGLVRNGDWTFQTTVMLEMIPELGDIYSCLVEHPGLLRPVSVAWMAQSEYSWTKILSGAAAFLLGLIVFLVGVVIHLKAQKAPVETQPGHEASRERLHSHS from the exons ATGGGTGCTGGAAGGGCCCCCTGGGTGGTGGCTCTGCTGGTGAACCTCATGAGGCTGGATTCCTTCATGACTGAAGGCAGAGACTCCCCAG AGAATTTTGTGATTCAGGCAAAGGCGGACTGTTACTTCACCAATGGTACAGAAAAGGTTCACTTCCTGGTCAGGTTCATCTTCAACCTGGAGGAGTATTTACACTTCGATAGTGACCTGGGGATGTTTGTGGCCCTGACGGAGCTGGGGGAACCTGACGCTGACCAGTGGAACAAACGCCTGGATCTCCTGGAGACGAGCAGAGCCGCTGTGAACATGGTCTGCAGGCAGAAGTACAAGCTGGGGGCCCCCTTCACCGTGGAGAGAAATG TGCCTCCGGAGGTGACAGTGTACCCTGAGAGGACCCCGTTGCTGCAGCAGCACAAcctgctgctctgctctgtgaCAGGCTTCTACCCCGGGGACATAAGTGTCAGGTGGTTCCGGAATGGACAGGAGGAGAGGTCTGGAGTCGTGTCCACTGGCCTTGTTAGGAATGGAGACTGGACCTTCCAGACAACAGTAATGCTGGAAATGATCCCAGAGCTTGGCGACATCTACAGCTGCCTCGTGGAGCACCCCGGCCTCCTGAGACCTGTTTCTGTGGCGTGGA TGGCTCAGTCTGAATATTCCTGGACAAAGATTCTGAGTGGAGCTGCAGCGTTCCTGCTTGGACTGATTGTCTTCCTGGTGGGAGTTGTTATCCATCTCAAGGCTCAGAAAG cacCTGTGGAGACCCAGCCTGGCCATGAG GCCTCAAGAGAGCGTCTCCATTCTCACTCCTAG
- the Tap2 gene encoding antigen peptide transporter 2, translating to MALPYLRPWVSLLLLDMALLGLLQGSLGNLLPRGLPGLWLEGTLRLGVLWGLLKVGGLLGLVGTLLPLLCLATPLFFSLKALVGGTVSTSVVRVASASWGWLLAGYGAAALSWAVWAVLSPAGVQEKEPGQENNRTLMKRLLKLSRPDLPFLIAAFFFLVLAVWGETLIPRYSGRVIDILGGDFDPDAFASAIFLMCLYSVGSSLSAGCRGGSFLFTMSRINLRIREQLFSSLLRQDLGFFQETKTGELNSRLSSDTSLMSRWLPFNANILLRSLVKVVGLYFFMLQVSPRLTFLSLLDLPLTIAAEKVYNPRHQAVLKEIQDAVAKAGQVVREAIGGLQTVRSFGAEEQEVSRYKEALERCRQLWWRRDLEKDVYLVIRRVMALGMQVLILNCGVQQILAGEVTRGGLLSFLLYQEEVGHYVRNLVYMYGDMLSNVGAAEKVFSYLDRRPNLPQPGILAPPWLEGRVEFQDVSFSYPSRPEKPVLQGLTFTLHPGTVTALVGPNGSGKSTVAALLQNLYQPTGGQLLLDGEPLTEYDHHYLHRQVVLVGQEPVLFSGSVKDNIVYGLRDCEDAQVMAAAQAACADDFIGEMTNGINTEIGEKGGQLAVGQKQRLAIARALVRNPRVLILDEATSALDAQCEQALQAWRSQGDRTMLVIAHRLHTVQNADQVLVLKQGRLVEHDQLRDDQDVYAHLVQQRLEAEASRP from the exons ATGGCGCTGCCCTATCTGAGGCCCTGGGTCTCTCTGCTGCTGTTGGACATGGCTTTACTTGGGTTGCTACAAGGATCTCTGGGAAATCTGCTTCCCCGGGGGCTGCCAGGACTCTGGCTGGAGGGCACCCTGCGACTTGGAGTGCTGTGGGGACTGCTAAAAGTGGGAGGGCTGCTGGGACTTGTGGGGACCCTTCTGCCCTTGCTCTGCCTGGCCACTCCCCTATTTTTCTCGCTGAAAGCCCTGGTGGGAGGCACCGTGAGCACCTCAGTCGTCCGAGTGGCTTCTGCCTCTTggggctggctgctggctggctATGGGGCTGCCGCGCTGAGCTGGGCCGTGTGGGCTGTGCTGAGCCCGGCTGGTGTCCAGGAGAAGGAACCGGGTCAGGAGAACAACAGAACACTGATGAAGCGGTTGCTGAAGCTGTCCAGGCCGGACCTGCCTTTCCTCATAGCTGCCTTCTTCTTCCTCGTGCTGGCTGTGtggg GGGAGACGTTAATCCCTCGCTATTCCGGTCGTGTGATTGACATCCTGGGAGGTGATTTCGACCCCGACGCCTTTGCAAGCGCCATCTTTCTCATGTGCCTCTACTCTGTTGGGAG ctccctCTCTGCAGGCTGTAgaggaggctccttcctcttcaCCATGTCCAGGATCAACCTGCGGATACGAGAGCAGCTTTTCTCATCGTTGTTGCGCCAAGACCTTGGATTCTTCCAGGAGACCAAGACAG GGGAGCTGAACTCGCGGCTGAGCTCTGACACCTCTCTGATGAGCCGCTGGCTCCCTTTCAATGCCAATATCCTGTTGCGGAGCCTGGTGAAGGTGGTGGGGCTCTACTTCTTCATGCTCCAGGTGTCGCCCAGACtcaccttcctctccctgctgGACCTGCCCCTCACAATAGCAGCCGAGAAGGTGTACAACCCCCGCCATCAG GCGGTGCTAAAGGAGATCCAGGATGCAGTGGCCAAAGCAGGGCAGGTGGTGCGCGAGGCCATAGGAGGGCTGCAGACTGTGAGAAGCTTTGGGGCGGAGGAGCAGGAAGTCAGTCGCTACAAGGAAGCCCTGGAGCGATGTAGACAGCTGTGGTGGCGCCGAGACCTGGAAAAAGACGTGTATCTAGTCATCCGGAGG GTGATGGCCTTGGGCATGCAGGTGCTGATTCTGAACTGCGGTGTGCAGCAGATCCTGGCTGGGGAGGTCACCCGGGGCGGCCTGCTCTCCTTCCTGCTGTATCAGGAGGAAGTGGGGCACTATGTCCGG AACCTGGTTTACATGTATGGGGATATGCTGAGCAACGTGGGTGCTGCTGAAAAGGTTTTTTCCTACCTGGACCGAAGACCGAATCTGCCCCAGCCTGGGATCCTGGCCCCTCCCTGGCTGGAGGGGCGCGTGGAATTCCAAGACGTCTCCTTTTCTTATCCCAGTCGCCCCGAGAAGCCTGTGCTCCAG GGTCTGACGTTCACCCTGCATCCTGGAACGGTAACAGCGTTGGTGGGACCCAATGGGTCAGGGAAGAGCACCGTGGCTGCCCTGCTGCAGAACCTGTACCAGCCCACCGGGGGCCAGCTGCTGCTGGATGGCGAGCCCCTGACCGAGTATGATCACCACTACCTGCACCGCCAG GTGGTTCTGGTGGGACAGGAGCCGGTGCTGTTTTCGGGTTCTGTCAAGGACAATATTGTCTATGGCCTGAGGGACTGTGAGGACGCTCAGGTGATGGCAGCTGCCCAGGCGGCCTGTGCAGATGACTTCATAGGGGAAATGACTAATGGAATAAACACAG AAATCGGGGAGAAAGGGGGCCAGTTAGCTGTGGGACAGAAGCAACGTCTGGCCATTGCCCGGGCCCTTGTACGGAACCCACGGGTCCTCATCCTGGATGAGGCTACCAGCGCCCTGGATGCCCAGTGTGAGCAGGCC CTACAGGCCTGGAGATCGCAGGGGGACAGGACGATGCTGGTGATTGCCCACAGGCTGCACACGGTTCAGAATGCTGACCAAGTTCTGGTGCTCAAGCAGGGGCGTCTGGTGGAGCATGACCAGCTCAGGGACGACCAGGATGTCTACGCCCACCTGGTACAGCAGCGGCTGGAGGCTGAGGCCTCCAGACCCTGA
- the LOC110335686 gene encoding HLA class II histocompatibility antigen, DO beta chain isoform X2, with product MGAGRAPWVVALLVNLMRLDSFMTEGRDSPENFVIQAKADCYFTNGTEKVHFLVRFIFNLEEYLHFDSDLGMFVALTELGEPDADQWNKRLDLLETSRAAVNMVCRQKYKLGAPFTVERNGFYPGDISVRWFRNGQEERSGVVSTGLVRNGDWTFQTTVMLEMIPELGDIYSCLVEHPGLLRPVSVAWMAQSEYSWTKILSGAAAFLLGLIVFLVGVVIHLKAQKAPVETQPGHEASRERLHSHS from the exons ATGGGTGCTGGAAGGGCCCCCTGGGTGGTGGCTCTGCTGGTGAACCTCATGAGGCTGGATTCCTTCATGACTGAAGGCAGAGACTCCCCAG AGAATTTTGTGATTCAGGCAAAGGCGGACTGTTACTTCACCAATGGTACAGAAAAGGTTCACTTCCTGGTCAGGTTCATCTTCAACCTGGAGGAGTATTTACACTTCGATAGTGACCTGGGGATGTTTGTGGCCCTGACGGAGCTGGGGGAACCTGACGCTGACCAGTGGAACAAACGCCTGGATCTCCTGGAGACGAGCAGAGCCGCTGTGAACATGGTCTGCAGGCAGAAGTACAAGCTGGGGGCCCCCTTCACCGTGGAGAGAAATG GCTTCTACCCCGGGGACATAAGTGTCAGGTGGTTCCGGAATGGACAGGAGGAGAGGTCTGGAGTCGTGTCCACTGGCCTTGTTAGGAATGGAGACTGGACCTTCCAGACAACAGTAATGCTGGAAATGATCCCAGAGCTTGGCGACATCTACAGCTGCCTCGTGGAGCACCCCGGCCTCCTGAGACCTGTTTCTGTGGCGTGGA TGGCTCAGTCTGAATATTCCTGGACAAAGATTCTGAGTGGAGCTGCAGCGTTCCTGCTTGGACTGATTGTCTTCCTGGTGGGAGTTGTTATCCATCTCAAGGCTCAGAAAG cacCTGTGGAGACCCAGCCTGGCCATGAG GCCTCAAGAGAGCGTCTCCATTCTCACTCCTAG
- the LOC110335686 gene encoding HLA class II histocompatibility antigen, DO beta chain isoform X3 produces the protein MGAGRAPWVVALLVNLMRLDSFMTEGRDSPENFVIQAKADCYFTNGTEKVHFLVRFIFNLEEYLHFDSDLGMFVALTELGEPDADQWNKRLDLLETSRAAVNMVCRQKYKLGAPFTVERNGFYPGDISVRWFRNGQEERSGVVSTGLVRNGDWTFQTTVMLEMIPELGDIYSCLVEHPGLLRPVSVAWMAQSEYSWTKILSGAAAFLLGLIVFLVGVVIHLKAQKAPVETQPGHEASRERLHSHS, from the exons ATGGGTGCTGGAAGGGCCCCCTGGGTGGTGGCTCTGCTGGTGAACCTCATGAGGCTGGATTCCTTCATGACTGAAGGCAGAGACTCCCCAG AGAATTTTGTGATTCAGGCAAAGGCGGACTGTTACTTCACCAATGGTACAGAAAAGGTTCACTTCCTGGTCAGGTTCATCTTCAACCTGGAGGAGTATTTACACTTCGATAGTGACCTGGGGATGTTTGTGGCCCTGACGGAGCTGGGGGAACCTGACGCTGACCAGTGGAACAAACGCCTGGATCTCCTGGAGACGAGCAGAGCCGCTGTGAACATGGTCTGCAGGCAGAAGTACAAGCTGGGGGCCCCCTTCACCGTGGAGAGAAATG GCTTCTACCCCGGGGACATAAGTGTCAGGTGGTTCCGGAATGGACAGGAGGAGAGGTCTGGAGTCGTGTCCACTGGCCTTGTTAGGAATGGAGACTGGACCTTCCAGACAACAGTAATGCTGGAAATGATCCCAGAGCTTGGCGACATCTACAGCTGCCTCGTGGAGCACCCCGGCCTCCTGAGACCTGTTTCTGTGGCGTGGA TGGCTCAGTCTGAATATTCCTGGACAAAGATTCTGAGTGGAGCTGCAGCGTTCCTGCTTGGACTGATTGTCTTCCTGGTGGGAGTTGTTATCCATCTCAAGGCTCAGAAAG cacCTGTGGAGACCCAGCCTGGCCATGAG GCCTCAAGAGAGCGTCTCCATTCTCACTCCTA g